A genomic segment from Daphnia pulex isolate KAP4 chromosome 5, ASM2113471v1 encodes:
- the LOC124194887 gene encoding 40S ribosomal protein S19-like: protein MKSVSVKDVDQHKFVRALAAFFKKSGKVKVPEWADLVKTAVFKELAPFDEDWFLIRMASLARHIYIRSPIGVKTVKRIYGGHKNNGVRPSHFCGSSGSVARKVLQALEAIKLVEKDANGGRRLTSQGFRDLDRIASQIKSAKA from the exons ATGAAATCAGTCTCTGTCAAAGACGTCGATCAACACAAGTTTGTCAGGGCCTTGGCTGCCTTCTTTAAAAA GTCTGGCAAAGTGAAGGTACCAGAATGGGCTGACCTTGTTAAGACTGCCGTCTTCAAGGAGTTGGCACCTTTTGATGAAGATTGGTTCCTCATCCGTATGGCATCTCTGGCCAGGCACATCTACATCAGGTCTCCCATCGGAGTCAAGACCGTCAAGAGAATCTATGGAG GACACAAAAACAATGGTGTGAGGCCATCCCATTTCTGCGGCAGCTCCGGCTCAGTCGCCCGTAAGGTGTTGCAGGCCCTCGAAGCCATCAAGTTGGTGGAGAAGGACGCCAATGGTGGTCGCCGTCTCACCTCTCAAGGATTCCGCGATTTGGACAGAATTGCATCCCAGATCAAGTCGGCCAAGGcgtga
- the LOC124194888 gene encoding mediator of RNA polymerase II transcription subunit 10-like has translation MSAALENLENQLELFVENVRQVHLIVSNFQPQGQGVLNQKINSMVQGLQEIDKLKGQFQNVHVPLEVFEYIDEGRNPQLYTKDCMEKAQNKNEQVKGKIDSYRMFRAHLLEELSQVFPNETMKYRTARGDDINRIP, from the exons atgagtgCTGCTctggaaaatttggaaaatcaaTTGGAACTTTTCGTTGAAAACGTCCGACAGGTTCATCTTATTGTGAGCAATTTTCAACCTCAAGGACAAGGGGTTCTGAACcagaaaat AAACTCTATGGTACAAGGCCTGCAAGAGATTGACAAACTGAAGGGTCAGTTCCAAAATGTGCATGTTCCTCTGGAAGTATTTGA GTACATTGATGAAGGCAGAAACCCTCAGCTGTACACCAAAGACTGTATGGAAAaggctcaaaacaaaaatgaacaagTCAAAGGAAAGATTGATTCATACAGAATGTTTAGAGCTCACTTGTTGGAGGAACTCAGCCAAGTCTTTCCCAATGAGACCATGAAATATCGTACTGCCAGGGGAGATGACATCAACAGAATTCCATAG
- the LOC124194869 gene encoding maltase A1-like yields the protein MMNENYNGVEPLKGQIAPKARTESAESLGSKSESRSSLAAHGDEKPGDVGQVKFTKNADDAAVEIGAVDVAFAGMGKEELMKYANDPFWIRLRWTLFALFWLCWIAMLVIAIVIVVLAPKCPAPAPLEYWQKGVVYSVNPKSFQDSGANQDGKGDLKGIMGRLNHFVHLGVNMISISPIFKTASEEPLYGQDIDNFLEIHPSYGELQDLKDLTAAAKQEGLKIILDLPLNHVSKHHAWFNQSVADATGECGDCFVWAEGKNGGPPNNWVSIFGGSAWTLDQTRNKYYYHIYGPDQPDLNLRSEKVKRELKNVTRFWLDQGVSGLRLLSVPYFYESANTTLNETAIPGVTPNAYASLDHTYTKNLDETYNFIGEIRAVLQEYEDKDGDHRVLFVEAEDTEGVSAMKYYGDATATPPRPLADLPVNSKFIRKLAGFTGIDLKNEISAYLEEVSGVQGWPNWVLGNRDTERMAYRLEAKLIDAMAMVQLLLPGTPFTYYGDEIGMEDVAPVGGSLEACPTGNKLTATSHCNQARSPYRWDSSSMAGFTNASAPWYPIGGNIDTINAEHQMGMANSYLNIYRELVNLRKQPAIMHGTMSFSNVTNDDIFAFTRIRKGAPGYLVVLNLGENEEFVDFSKDPSIPSEAQAVVRSSMAVSNSTTKGSKLKTDSVPVGSSEGLVLSFVPQF from the exons ATGATGAATGAAAACTACAATGGAGTAGAGCCCCTAAAGGGACAAATCGCCCCCAAAGCCAGGACTGAATCTGCCGAATCATTAGGTTCTAAAAGCGAATCTAGAAGCTCTTTGGCAGCCCATGGCGATGAAAAACCTGGAGATGTTGGACAGGTCAAATTCACCAAGAATGCTGATGATGCAGCTGTTGAGATTGGAGCTGTTGATGTAGCATTCGCTGGCATGGGAAAGGAAGAGTTGATGAAGTATGCCAATGACCCATTCTGGATAAGACTTCGATGGACTCTCTTTGCCTTGTTCTGGCTTTGCTGGATTGCTATGCTGGTTATTGCTATCGTTATTGTTGTACTGGCACCTAAATGCCCTGCTCCAGCCCCACTAGAGTACTGGCAGAAGGGTGTAGTCTATTCAGTCAATCCAAAATCATTTCAAGACAGTGGAGCAAATCAAGATGGCAAGGGTGATTTGAAAG GAATTATGGGCCGACTAAATCATTTTGTTCATTTGGGTGTCAACATGATCTCTATTTCACCCATTTTCAAGACAGCAAGTGAGGAACCGCTGTATGGCCAGGATATCGACAATTTCCTCGAAATCCACCCATCCTACGGCGAACTGCAAGATCTGAAAGATTTGACAGCAGCTGCCAAACAAGAGG GCTTGAAGATTATTCTTGATCTACCGTTAAACCACGTGAGTAAGCACCACGCTTGGTTCAATCAATCAGTCGCTGATGCTACAGGTGAATGCGGTGACTGCTTTGTCTGGGCTGAGGGGAAAAATGGTGGACCACCTAATAATTGG gtcAGCATCTTTGGGGGTTCGGCGTGGACACTTGATCAAACCAGGAATAAATATTACTACCATATTTATGGACCAGATCAACCTGATCTAAACTTGCGCagtgaaaaagtgaaaagggAATTGAAGAATGTTACAAGATTCTGGTTAGACCAAGGCGTGTCTGGCCTTAGACTCTTGTCCGTACCTTATTTCTATGAATCCGCGAATACGACATTGAATGAGACAGCGATTCCTGGCGTCACGCCCAATGCGTATGCGTCCCTCGACCATACCTACACCAAGAATCTTGACGAAACGTACAACTTTATTGGTGAGATCCGTGCAGTTCTTCAGGAGTATGAAGATAAAGACGGAGATCACAG GGTTTTGTTCGTTGAGGCGGAAGATACCGAAGGTGTTAGCGCAATGAAATATTACGGGGATGCCACTGCAACCCCGCCAAGGCCACTTGCAGACCTACCCGTCAACTCCAAATTCATTAGAAAACTGGCTGGGTTTACTGGAATCGACCTGAAAAACGAAATCAGCGCTTACTTGGAAGAAGTCAGTGGAGTTCAAGGATGGCCTAACTGGGTACTTGGTAACAGGGACACGGAACGCATGGCCTATCGTTTGGAAGCCAAACTAATCGACGCTATGGCTATGGTACAATTGCTTCTTCCGGGTACACCATTCACTTATTACGGAGATGAGATTGGCATGGAAGATGTGGCTCCAGTCGGCGGATCATTAGAAGCTTGCCCCACCGGTAATAAATTGACCGCCACTTCCCATTGCAATCAAGCACGCAGTCCTTACCGATGGGATTCTTCATCAATGGCCGGTTTCACTAATGCAAGTGCGCCATGGTACCCAATTGGGGGAAATATCGACACCATCAATGCCGAGCATCAAATGGGCATGGCCAACAGTTATTTAAACATCTACCGCGAGTTGGTTAACTTGCGTAAGCAGCCGGCCATCATGCATGGTACCATGAGCTTTTCGAATGTGACGAATGATGATATCTTTGCATTCACAAG aatccGAAAGGGAGCACCTGGATACCTAGTTGTCCTTAACTTGGGCGAAAACGAGGAGTTTGTGGATTTTTCAAAGGATCCAAGCATCCCTTCGGAAGCTCAAGCTGTCGTCCGTTCTTCAATGGCAGTCAGCAATTCGACTACTAAAGG GAGCAAATTGAAGACTGACAGTGTTCCAGTTGGATCGAGTGAAGGTTTAGTGCTCTCCTTCGTCCCTCAGTTTTAA